In Gemmobacter sp. 24YEA27, a genomic segment contains:
- a CDS encoding TonB-dependent receptor plug domain-containing protein, producing the protein MINGATPLGGGINIRGFGAGNTYGTNQKVMITIDGATQGSEELYRIGTQLFTDPELFKSVSVMRGTIGSFEYGSGVVGGIVQLETKDASDFTGGEIGYKLRQGLSFNTNGDGITSSTILAWQPSENAEFVANYVWRRLGEQVDGKGADLGAEGFKTPSWGLKGKFTFGQERDQFVSISLANTTMAERDVPYDAIGGNPFGNVDRDVESRNAVLTYGWNPLDNDLVDLRVILSYADQQIDSTSVPYVPTDGLRNADHRYETTKLTVKNTARFTFGSIENELRAGVEFIRKERKTASSAPGGTDDRTAFFLINKFDFGNGLTITPAMRYETQDITYKDYPQTRIPVTNFDNDALMGGVDMRYEFANGAAVFGSLAYTEGLPILDDFENQNQPWAGGTRANYMTTNEQSRTIELGASWRTADLFSAGDAFSIKGNIYDTNVWNATSEPSTAWIAGTGFELEAAYSMESGYYGELSTSIVNFESKTIQLVNRSNYAQTPPNSLRVVAGKRWDRELDLSWEMVAYDRYDESVIRPGFAVHNLRATYRPQDGVLEGTEIRFGVENLFDRDYMQALATRNGPGRNFKVGIIKTF; encoded by the coding sequence TTCGGTGATGCGCGGCACCATCGGCAGCTTTGAATATGGCTCGGGTGTCGTTGGCGGCATTGTGCAGCTGGAAACCAAGGATGCCTCGGATTTCACCGGCGGCGAGATCGGCTACAAGCTCCGCCAGGGGCTGAGTTTCAACACGAATGGCGATGGCATCACCTCATCGACCATCCTGGCATGGCAGCCTTCGGAAAACGCTGAATTCGTGGCCAATTATGTCTGGCGCCGCCTGGGCGAACAGGTCGATGGCAAGGGTGCCGACCTCGGTGCCGAAGGCTTCAAAACACCGTCATGGGGTCTTAAGGGCAAGTTCACCTTCGGCCAGGAACGCGACCAGTTTGTCAGCATCTCGCTGGCAAATACCACCATGGCCGAGCGCGACGTGCCCTATGACGCGATCGGGGGCAATCCATTTGGCAATGTCGACCGCGATGTTGAAAGCCGCAACGCGGTACTGACCTATGGGTGGAATCCGCTCGACAATGACCTGGTCGACCTGCGGGTGATCCTGTCCTATGCCGATCAGCAGATCGACAGCACCTCGGTGCCCTATGTTCCCACCGATGGGCTCAGGAATGCCGATCATCGGTATGAGACGACCAAGCTCACGGTGAAAAACACCGCGCGCTTTACCTTCGGCAGCATCGAAAACGAACTGCGCGCCGGTGTCGAATTCATCCGGAAAGAGCGCAAGACCGCCAGTTCGGCTCCGGGTGGCACCGATGACCGCACAGCCTTCTTCCTGATCAACAAATTCGATTTCGGCAACGGCCTGACCATCACGCCCGCGATGCGGTATGAGACCCAGGATATCACCTATAAAGATTATCCGCAGACCCGGATCCCGGTCACTAACTTTGACAATGACGCGCTGATGGGCGGCGTTGATATGCGCTATGAATTCGCCAATGGCGCGGCGGTGTTCGGCAGCCTGGCCTATACCGAGGGTCTGCCGATCCTTGATGACTTCGAGAATCAGAACCAGCCCTGGGCCGGCGGTACGCGCGCCAATTACATGACCACCAACGAGCAGTCGCGCACCATTGAACTTGGGGCGTCCTGGCGTACCGCCGACCTCTTCTCGGCGGGGGATGCCTTCAGCATCAAAGGGAATATCTACGACACCAATGTCTGGAACGCGACCTCTGAGCCCAGCACCGCCTGGATCGCGGGCACCGGGTTCGAGCTTGAGGCCGCCTATAGCATGGAAAGTGGCTATTACGGCGAACTCAGCACCAGCATTGTGAACTTCGAGTCAAAGACCATCCAGCTTGTGAACCGCTCCAACTATGCGCAGACACCGCCGAATTCGCTGCGTGTCGTCGCCGGGAAGCGCTGGGACCGCGAACTCGATCTGAGCTGGGAAATGGTCGCCTATGACCGTTACGACGAATCGGTGATCCGTCCGGGCTTTGCCGTTCACAACCTGCGCGCAACTTACCGTCCGCAGGACGGCGTGCTTGAAGGCACCGAAATCCGCTTCGGCGTCGAGAACCTCTTCGACCGCGATTACATGCAGGCGCTGGCCACCCGCAACGGCCCGGGCCGCAACTTCAAGGTAGGTATCATCAAGACCTTCTGA